Below is a genomic region from Raphanus sativus cultivar WK10039 chromosome 4, ASM80110v3, whole genome shotgun sequence.
aaaacaaagaagTGTGGCTGCTGCTAAAAGATTCTTCAAAATTAAAAGATGATGCTGATGTTCTACTTCtgacattctctctctctctctctagaacaTAAAAGACTAAACCTTTTTCCTTCAAACCAAACTCTTTGGGGTTTCTTATTAGATTTATATTCTTCCGATCTTTAACCAATTCCAAGTTGCTGTCTTCTCTCCAATTCGTTTCCCATAGAATAAAGTTCCTCTGTTTTTCCTCTAAACATGGATTCTCCGAGGTGATTGATAATCAAgaattttttctctctctctctctaaggtaTTACTCCGATTAGATTAGGCTGCTTTGTTAGATTAGGGATAAGAACTCATCTGGGTTTAGGTTCCTTTTGTTGATAACGACGATAAAGGCGAGAGCTTTTTATAATGGAGGAGAAGCAGAGTAGTATGACTATAATGGAGGAGAAACAGAGCTTTAACCAGACGGAGAATCATCATCAGCCTAGAAAGGCGAGAGCTTTAGAGAAACAAGTTAGTTTCCAAGGCGTGAACGTTGAGAATCATTACCATCATCAGCCAAGCAGACTGAGAAGGTCAATGGAGAAGCAGCTGAGTTTTCGAGGTGTGACGACCAACACTGTAGAGAATCAGAATCAGAATCAGAAACGTGGGGTTATGGAGAAGCTTCCCAGCTTTGGTAAAGCGTCGTCATCAATGGAGAGGCAGAAGAGTTTCCGTGGCGGGTTTCTAGAGAAGCAGAAAAGCTTCCGCGTGGTGATGGAGAGGCAGCTGAGTTTCATCGgtgagaggaggaggaagactgAGTCGCCGGGGAAGAGAGGTGACTCTCCTCTTCATATAGCAGCTCGGACTGGGAACTTGGGGAAGGTGAAAGAGCTGATCAGAGGTTGTAGCTGCGGCGATGGTAAAGAGTTGAGAGAGTTGTTGTCAAAGCAGAATCTCGAAGGAGAGACTGCTCTTTATACTGCAGCAGAGAATGGGCATTCGTTTGTTGTTGAGGAGATGTTGAAGCATATGAGTCTTGAAACTGCTTCTATAGCAGCTAGAAATGGGTTTGATCCATTCCATGTGGCAGCTAAACAAGGCCATCTTGGTAAGAAATAGATCTTCTTTGAAACTTCTCCAACAGAACCATATAGGCATATGCGGTTTCGGTTAGTTTGGGTTATTAGGTTTGGGCAGTTTGCTTCAGTTAGTTCGgttcaacataaattttatcaattaaCCCGAAAAGTTTGGTTTAGTATTCAGTTAGTTCGGTTTTTGAAAATCCTACTGAAGTTTCTGATTTcggtttaatttttgttaagaTTTCGGATAAATTCGGTTAGTtccattaaattttgattagttcAGTTATTTCGGTTAGCTCAGTTCTAAATTTGGTTGGTTCAGTGTTTTAGGTTTgggtataaatttttaaaagaagaaaaccgAAGTAACTGATTGTCAAACCGAACTAAAGTTTTTTTAGAAAGCCTGCTGAACTTCTAAATCGAACTAGCTGAACTAACCGAAATTTCGGTTCAACCAGGCCTAGAACCATCATGGGATTGTTCTGTAACTTTAGCTCTTCTTCTTGTGCAGAGGTGTTGAAGAAACTGTTAGAGACATTCCCAAACTTGGCAATGACAACAGATTTATCATGCACAACTGCGTTACACACGGCTGCAACGCAAGGACACATCGATGTGGTGAATCTTCTTTTGGAGACAGACTCTAACTTGGCTAAAATAGCTAAGAACAACGGTAAAACCGCGCTTCACTCAGCAGCAAGGATGGGCCACGTGGAAGTTGTCAAATCCTTGATAGGTAATGATCCAAGCATCGGGTTTAGGACCGATAAAAAGGGACAAACAGCTCTTCACATGGCTGTGAAAGGTCAGAACGATGGGATCGTTGTTGAGTTGGTGAAACCTGATGTTGCGGTTCTGAGCGTTGAGGATAACAAAGGAAACACACCGTTGCACATTGCCACAAACAAGGGCCGTGTTAAGGTATAGCTCTGAGCACACTATGAACATTAGTTTTcaacacaaaaaaattatttaacttctcaaaagaaattattaaaattctttaaaaaatttattaaaattctttaaaaaatttattaaaattcttaaaaaaattctctccgttataaaaattaattgtttttttttatgcagATAGTGCAGTGTTTGGTATCTTTTGAAGGCATTAACCTAAACCCAATAAACAAAGCTGGAGATACACCACTGGACATAGCTGACAAGATAGGAAACGGAGAGCTTGTGTCTGTCCTAAAGGAAGCAGGAGCAGCCACAGCTAAAGATCTCGGGAAGCCTCAGAACCCCGCCAAGCAACTGAAGCAAACGGTCAGTGACATCAAGCACGAGGTGCAATCTCAGCTCCAGCAGTCCAAACAAACCGGCGTGAGAGTCCAGAAGATAGCCAAAAGACTCAAGAAGCTCCACATCAGCGGTCTTAACAACGCGATAAACTCGGCGACAGTCGTCGCCGTGCTTATCGCCACGGTGGCCTTCGCGGCCATCTTCACAATCCCGGGCCAGTACGAAGAGGATCCAACCAAAGGAGCGTTGCTAGGACAAGCGCACATAGCGAACAGAGCGCCGTTTCTTGTCTTCTTTGTTTTCGACAGCTTGGCGCTGTTTATATCGTTAGCTGTCGTCGTGGTGCAGACTTCGGTGGTTGTGATCGAGCAGAAGGCGAAGAAGAAGCTCGTGTTCGTGATCAACAAGCTCATGTGGTGCGCTTGTCTGTTCATTTCCATTGCGTTTGTGTCTCTCTCTTACATTGTCGTGGGGAAAGAGGAGATGTGGTTGGCCGTGTGTGCTACGGTTATCGGCGGGACGATCATGTTGACGACAATCGGGGCCATGTGTTACTGTGTGGTGAGGCATAGGATGGAGGAGTCTaagctgaggagtataaggaaaGAGAGGAGCAAGTCTCAGTCTTTCTCTATGTCTCGTATGCCTTCTGATTCGGAGATTCTGAATGGTGAATACAACAAGAGAATGTATGCACTATGAAAGACAaaccaatattatatatacacttgtatttttttgtacCTGTAAACCGTTTCTATTCGTTGAAGTATCATCAACGCAACGCAATATACAGTATAGTTTTATTATAGTATATCCATTATATCTAATGATTTATACAAAGTTAATATGATCGGTTTCTACAAAGAATCTCCTGAGTTTACTTAATTATGTTGAaacttatattattattatttttgttaccGTTAACAATAATACGAAGAAAAAATACGgatttaaaaagagaaaaggaaatAGAGGCAGCTATTTCAAATTGTCTTCACTAATCCAAAAAAAcgaaagaaaaggaaattatatttttctttttgttagcGATAATTAAacctaacaaataaaaatacgaAGATAAATACAGAATTAagagaaaaaaggaaaagattGAATTTATAACAGTATCACATTATCTTCAGTAATCAAATACATAGAGACAATAGGAAAATTTCTATTTCTATAGGTCCGTATAGGAGAA
It encodes:
- the LOC108855503 gene encoding ankyrin repeat-containing protein At5g02620; this translates as MEEKQSSMTIMEEKQSFNQTENHHQPRKARALEKQVSFQGVNVENHYHHQPSRLRRSMEKQLSFRGVTTNTVENQNQNQKRGVMEKLPSFGKASSSMERQKSFRGGFLEKQKSFRVVMERQLSFIGERRRKTESPGKRGDSPLHIAARTGNLGKVKELIRGCSCGDGKELRELLSKQNLEGETALYTAAENGHSFVVEEMLKHMSLETASIAARNGFDPFHVAAKQGHLEVLKKLLETFPNLAMTTDLSCTTALHTAATQGHIDVVNLLLETDSNLAKIAKNNGKTALHSAARMGHVEVVKSLIGNDPSIGFRTDKKGQTALHMAVKGQNDGIVVELVKPDVAVLSVEDNKGNTPLHIATNKGRVKIVQCLVSFEGINLNPINKAGDTPLDIADKIGNGELVSVLKEAGAATAKDLGKPQNPAKQLKQTVSDIKHEVQSQLQQSKQTGVRVQKIAKRLKKLHISGLNNAINSATVVAVLIATVAFAAIFTIPGQYEEDPTKGALLGQAHIANRAPFLVFFVFDSLALFISLAVVVVQTSVVVIEQKAKKKLVFVINKLMWCACLFISIAFVSLSYIVVGKEEMWLAVCATVIGGTIMLTTIGAMCYCVVRHRMEESKLRSIRKERSKSQSFSMSRMPSDSEILNGEYNKRMYAL